The Pan troglodytes isolate AG18354 chromosome 1, NHGRI_mPanTro3-v2.0_pri, whole genome shotgun sequence genome includes a region encoding these proteins:
- the KDM4A gene encoding lysine-specific demethylase 4A isoform X3, producing MASESETLNPSARIMTFYPTMEEFRNFSRYIAYIESQGAHRAGLAKVVPPKEWKPRASYDDIDDLVIPAPIQQLVTGQSGLFTQYNIQKKAMTVREFRKIANSDKYCTPRYSEFEELERKYWKNLTFNPPIYGADVNGTLYEKHVDEWNIGRLRTILDLVEKESGITIEGVNTPYLYFGMWKTSFAWHTEDMDLYSINYLHFGEPKSWYSLPAVGTGLLC from the exons ATGGCTTCTGAGTCTGAAACTCTGAATCCCAGTGCTAGGATAATGACCTTTTATCCAACTATGGAAGAGTTCCGAAACTTCAGTAGATACATTGCCTACATTGAATCCCAAGGAGCTCATCGGGCAGGGCTAGCCAAG GTTGTTCCTCCAAAAGAGTGGAAGCCACGAGCATCCTATGATGACATTGATGATTTGGTCATTCCTGCCCCCATTCAGCAGCTGGTGACGGGGCAGTCTGGCCTCTTTACTCAGTACAACATACAGAAGAAAGCCATGACTGTTCGAGAGTTCCGCAAGATAGCCAATAGCGATAA GTACTGTACCCCACGCTATAGTGAGTTTGAAGAGCTCGAGCGGAAATACTGGAAAAATCTTACATTCAATCCTCCAATCTATGGTGCAGATGTGAATGGTACCCTCTATGAAAAG CATGTTGATGAGTGGAATATTGGCCGGCTGAGAACAATCCTGGACTTGGTGGAAAAGGAGAGTGGGATCACCATTGAGGGTGTGAACACCCCATACCTGTACTTTGGCATGTGGAAGACATCCTTTGCTTGGCACACTGAAGACATGGACCTCTACAGCATCAACTACCTGCACTTTGGAGAACCAAAGTCCTGGTACAGTCTGCCTGCAGTCGGCACCGGGCTTCTATGCTAG